One Tubulanus polymorphus chromosome 5, tnTubPoly1.2, whole genome shotgun sequence DNA segment encodes these proteins:
- the LOC141906338 gene encoding ras-related protein Rap-1b-like, producing MIPDYSVVLLGAGGVGKTSMISQFISGVFPVDYDPTIEDCYRHVVQLGDGFFHTVKILDTAGSHQFPAMRELCIRTGQAFILVFAINNEASFDEALKLGELIIKFKGRDSVPLVLVGNKTDLNCYRQVDFDKASQMASERLNCVYMESCAMYNINIQSLFLELLTEALHIEVKSDICKKSSSWKSRSGSVKCSYSLSNIKRQHSSDNRRLSDTNIYNNSATAKCVIL from the exons ATGATTCCAGACTATTCTGTCGTACTATTAGGAGCTGGAGGTGTCGGCAAAACTTCTATGATTTCACAATTTATCAGCGGAGTTTTTCCAGTCGATTATGATCCGACTATAGAAGATTGTTATCGCCATGTCGTACAGTTGGGAG ATGGATTCTTTCATACTGTGAAAATTCTGGACACGGCAGGTTCGCATCAGTTTCCGGCCATGAGAGAACTATGCATACGTACCGGGCAAGCTTTTATACTGGTCTTTGCCATCAACAACGAGGCATCTTTTGATGAAGCATTGAAACTAGGAGAACTCATCATTAAGTTCAAAG GTAGAGATAGCGTGCCGCTAGTGCTCGTCGGGAACAAGACGGATTTAAACTGTTATAGGCAGGTTGATTTCGACAAGGCAAGTCAAATGGCTTCTGAAAGACTAAACTGCGTTTATATGGAAAGTTGCGCCATGTACAATATCAACATTCAGAGTTTATTTCTCGAGTTATTAACCGAAGCCCTGCATATCGAAGTAAAAAGTGACATTTGTAAGAAAAGCTCATCGTGGAAATCTCGGTCAGGATCAGTGAAATGTTCGTATAGtctttcaaatatcaaaagaCAACACAGTAGTGACAATCGCCGACTAagtgatacaaatatatacaataattCAGCTACTGCTAAATGCGTAATCCTATAA
- the LOC141905803 gene encoding NADH dehydrogenase [ubiquinone] 1 alpha subcomplex subunit 2-like, whose amino-acid sequence MAARAAMKFGGNLKELRIHLCQKSASSQGVRDFIETSYVPMKKSNPRFPILIRECSGIEPKVYARYEFGKENSSILSGMTKDQVLQQIEQLTNKTS is encoded by the exons ATGGCGGCTCGAGCTGCGATGAAATTCGGAGGAAATTTGAAAGAATTACGAATTCATTTATGTCAGAAGTCTGCATCCAGTCAAGGCGTTAG AGATTTCATTGAAACCAGTTACGTCCCTATGAAAAAATCGAACCCAAGGTTTCCTATTCTAATCAGGGAGTGCAGTGGTATTGAACCAAAGGTCTACGCCAGATATG aatttggtaaagaaaacaGTTCAATTTTATCCGGTATGACAAAAGatcaagttttacagcaaattGAGCAGTTAACTAATAAAACTAGCTGA
- the LOC141906089 gene encoding sulfotransferase 1C2-like, protein MSGQFSHVLPGEHIYEGVLFFGWTPADTLNAVKDFQIFADDAMLITYPKAGTTWLQEVVWLIMNDGDIAGAKQKQVYFRSPFIEFKDEILNEIGLDLAAQTPRPRVMKTHLPVRLAPTQLWTEKAKMLVLFRNPKDVCVSYYHFYKSSSSFGNYKGSWEEFLEMFKSGHVDHGSWFDFTKSWWDKSDNPNLKIIFYEDMKRDLEESVRDISKFLNKSLAPETIKQIAEHCSFDSMKTNPMTNHLDVYSINAKVSPLLRKGTVGDWKTHFTVMQNDAFDEFYKEAMKAYDIPFQYELDF, encoded by the exons ATGTCTGGGCAGTTCAGTCACGTTTTACCCGGAGAGCATATCTATGAAGGGGTTTTGTTTTTCGGTTGGACACCGGCTGATACTCTGAATGCGGTGAAGGATTTCCAGATATTTGCTGATGATGCAATGCTGATAACATACCCGAAAGCAG GAACGACATGGTTACAAGAAGTGGTATGGCTTATAATGAACGATGGAGACATCGCTGGAGCTAAACAGAAACAAGTTTATTTCAGATCTCCGTTCATTGagtttaaagatgaaatcCTAAATGAAATAGGTTTGGACCTCGCCGCTCAGACGCCTCGTCCTCGTGTCATGAAGACACATCTACCAGTTCGTCTGGCaccaacacaactgtggacTGAAAAAGCCAAG ATGCTCGTGTTGTTCAGAAACCCGAAGGATGTCTGCGTCTCGTATTACCATTTCTACAAATCAAGCTCCTCCTTTGGAAATTATAAGGGAAGTTGGGAAGAATTTCTTGAGATGTTTAAGAGTGGACACG ttgATCACGGTTCGTGGTTTGATTTCACGAAAAGTTGGTGGGATAAATCAGATAATCCTAacctgaaaattattttctacgAGGATATGAAACGG GATTTAGAAGAATCGGTGAGAGACATATCGAAATTTCTCAATAAATCACTGGCACCGGAGACGATAAAACAAATAGCTGAACATTGTTCATTCGATAGTATGAAAACTAATCCAATGACAAACCACTTAGATGTGTATTCCATCAACGCCAAGGTGTCTCCATTACTGCGAAAAG GAACGGTTGGCGACTGGAAAACGCATTTCACAGTGATGCAGAATGATGCGTTTGATGAATTTTACAAGGAGGCTATGAAGGCATACGACATACCATTCCAATACGAGTTAGACTTTTAA